One Hoplias malabaricus isolate fHopMal1 chromosome 12, fHopMal1.hap1, whole genome shotgun sequence genomic window, gatatattttaagtgtttatttcttttaatttgatgattagaACTAatgaaactaatgaaaaccccaaattcagtatctcagaaaattagaatattacttaagacctatacaaaaaaaaagatttttagaaatgctggccaactgaaaagtatgaacgtGTACAGCAtgcaatacttagttggggctccttttgcctgaattactgtaGCAATGTGGCGTGGCATGAAGTCAATCattcaggtgttatgagagcccaggttgctctgatagttgctcttcacaataccccatagattttctatagCGTTAAGGtgaggcgagtttgctggccaattaagaacagggatggtccttaaaccaggcaCTGGTagcttttgaactgtgtgcaggtgccatgtcctgctggaaaatgaaatctgtatctctataaagttggtcagcagcaggcatggcaccccaaaccatcactgactgtggaaactttacactggacctcaagcaacatggactctgtgcctctcctctcttcctccagactccgggaccttgatttccaaagaaaatgcaaaatttacatcagagaaacataactttggaccactcagcagcagtccagtcctttttggaagctAGACGCTTCTGATGCTgactcttgttcaagagtggcttgacacaaggaatgcgacagctgaaacccatgtcttgcatacgtctgtgcgtggtggttcttgaagcactcaCTTCAGCTACaatccagtctttgtgaatctcccccacattttgaatggtttttgtttcacaatcctctccagggtgtggttatccctattgcgtGGACACTTTTTTCCACCACATCGTTTCCTTCCCTTCATCTCTCTATttatgtgcttggacacagagctctgtgaacaacCAGCCTCTttgcaatgaccttttgtgtaaGGTTTCATttgtcgtcttttggacaactgtcaagtcagcagtcctACCCATGattgtagcctacagaacttgACTGAGACacaatttaaaggcctttgcaagtgttttgagttaattagctgattagagtgtggcaccaggtgtcttcaatactGAACCTTtttacaatattctaattttctgagatactaaaTTTGggattttcattagttgtccattatatataaacacacacacatacacacagacgcaagcacttgaattaaacctATTATATGCTTATTATATTATTTCTCATGTTCATGCAGTCGCCTGTCCATTTACCATAATAGCATGAGTATACGCACTTGATGGCGTGCAGCTGGCTGTGCTAACTGggaatagaaatgaaggttTATTGAGCTCTACTACCCAAATCTTCTTATAGTTATCAAGCAAAAGTtacaaaaaaatcacaaaaaaaaaaatcaagattgTTTTATTGCCCAGCACTAATATGTTGCCATACAGACAATGCCTTTTTCTCAGAAAGAAttgcttatttcagtaagacaagaACAGTCTATATTGTGTAGGGACTACAACAACATGGCTCCATAGTTAGTCAGGGAGCTAAACTAGTTCAGACCTGACTGAAAAACATGTGCATTGTGAATCAAAATTCACTGTGATAGGGGCCCTGAGCTGTTGTGCATCTCAAATCctattacaataaaaatatttcactttcaaaactgcagcaactggtctcctcagtttcCAAACAATTAGAAGAGGTAAACACAGCTCCtgtctttacttttttttcgtCTTTTGTAGCATTGCTgccatcaaattcaaatgttacattttattattattatttttaacattttgctCAGCTTCTCAACTTCTATGGaatatgcctgtgtgtgtgcaccttggGTGCTCAGAGTTCTTGTTCCCTTTTCGTAAGCTTAATGATAAACATATCTTATGTTCATGACAAATGCATCTCAATTTAATAGATATTTTAATCTTGCTTTTACAAGTGCTAATAAGGCAAAATAAGCAGTGCTGCTTCTATTGAatacaaattaattttacatgTCCTGGTTCTTGAATCCATAAATCTATAAAATCCCTCAGCAAAACAATCTCATCTCTATCCCTTACACCTTCTCTcgttctttttctgtctctctcacctcagctATCTCTTTTCAAGTGTGTGACAAAGCAGTAAGTGGAGCATATGATGGATTTAGCATCTAataacatgtacatgacttatCCTAAGGTTACAGTGCTTTGAGACACACTCTGGATTCAgtgtaaaatgttgtaaaatacATTTGGAATCCAatggaagtttttttttttttaatatcctgTTGATACAGGATAAGAAAtcttagttttttattttgaagagtgtAAATTGAAACTCTCCACAGCATTCTAACATCCCCTTGAAATTTGAATTTTTCTCTGTCAGGCCTCCTGCTGATCTCTGCTGTAGACTGTGGAGTGCGGTGCGGGGGTCCACAGAGGGGACGCAGGGATGAAGACTAGTCTGAAGCGTTGGCGGAAGCTGGCCCTGGGTCTCATGCTGACCTGGGTCCTACTGTTTCTGGCCCTTTTCTCATACTTCATGGAGTCTCGTGTGGATGAGTCTCGCTCAGGTGTGGCGCTCTCTCATGCTGAAATCCGCCACTTCAGGTCTGTGAGGGGCAACCCTCGCGCCATTATGGCCTCCCACCTAGACCCACCAACTGGCTTAGGTCCAATTGCCTCCAGCAGCCAGCCAGACAACAGCTTGGAGCAGAGACCCAGCAGCCAGCCCCAAGCAGGTCCGCTGAGCCAGGAGACCGATCCTGACCCTTACCCTGACCCCCAGAACCTGGCTGCATGGTCAGCATTTGGCACACAGGATGTGGGTACCGTCACCAGGAGTCGGGAAAGGCAGGAGGACCAACGAGTCTTACCCCAGGTTgatgaggaagaagaggaggaagggTTGGCGAGAGGTAGGAAAAATACCTCAAAGACAGTGTTGTGAATATCCTCCCCCAGTCGCAGATATTTCTTGAGgaactttgtgtttatttgatcaaaaaaaaaaaaaaacgtaatctTAATATAAAGTTATGTCAATATCTTTATGAAATGGTTGTGATGGGGGACACACTGGGGacattatacttttttttagtGGGTTAACAGAGTATAAACCCAGAGCAAGCAAACCTGCCATATTTGTCGTTTGTATTTGCTATAGTTGCGTATTAAAttagtttattaaatatttgagGGTTCAATGTATAATGTTGCAATTAAGtatgtttcatttaattttgtacattatttttattcgGCCTTTTCACCCAGCTATCACTCACCTCTCTCTATTTTCAGGCTTGGTGGGAGGTggagaggatgatgatgataacgATGAGGAGAGGAATACTGTGTCTAAAAGAGTGGTGGGACAGTGGGAGGACTCTGACCTGGAGGAGTATTATTTCTCCAAGTCCAAGTCTGTTGTTCACCGGCTGTGGAAGGGCAGTGTATCCGTGGGCATGCTCAGTCCTCGTCTGCAGAGGGCTATGAAAGACTACCTGAGTGCCAACAAGCACGGAGTGGCCTACAGGGGCCGTAGGAGACCCCAGCAGAGCAGCAAGCAGGTTCTGTGTGAGATGAAAAAGAGAGGGAAGATCAGGACGCTGGACGGAGATGAGCTACCTTTCTCGTCAATGGGCTGGAGGAAGATTGTCCCCTCATCCACCCTAGAGCAGCTCTACGGCTCAAGCTTCCACTCCTGCGCTGTGGTCACCTCAGCTGGTGCCATCCTCCACTCTGGACTGGGCAAAGAAATTGGTGAGTACGGACTAACTGGAAAAAAGTGGTGGAATAAGGGTTGTCTGATGTTCCAAAAACAGACATAGCTATTATTGTTCTTTTCTTATGAAATTAGAACAGGGGTGGGCAGTCTTATCTACAAAGGGCCAGTGTGGTTGCTGGATTTTAGGACATTCAGGCCAGatcacacctgatttcactcctttaattagctggtctcagtaaaacaactgatcatgtgacctcctggttggttggaacaaaaactaGCAGCCACACCaaccctttgcggataagattgcccacctcTGCTACAGGAAAAGGCAATGGACTGAGACTGATTTGACTGCTACAACTGTGGGCGCTTTTCCCTTGTCAGTGATATTTTATTGATGATCCAAGTGAAGATAATGTTCTCTACACAGTTtggaatattttaaagcattctattttttttctgaatttaaaatcttGAACATATGAACATGATTGTGTGACAGAATAAATGAGGTACGTGGAGGACAGAGTTGTGTTAACAACAATGTTCCTCATTAAGCGAAAAATGGCACATTTTTCAATGTTTTGAGAGATTCACAGGAGCTTGACAAATTagagttttaaaaacaagtaTGAGTACTTAATCTGTCCTAAACTATACAAGCAGCCTGTGCAGGCCTTTCAAAATGGCAGTGACAGAAGCTCTTTTGTTAGGATTCGTGCTGCTCTTTTAGTAAGAGTTTGGAGGACATAGTTGTTTTAAGAAGCCCAATAAACGGGGCATTACAAAAATCactataaaacatatattttttcaggAAAAACTAGGATTATTTAATCAATTTATAGATGTAAAAGGACTTCagtattatttttgtgtttatttattacaatgGTATGAGTGCTCAGAATTACCTTCCTAGTATGTCCTGATCCATGCaaga contains:
- the st6gal2a gene encoding beta-galactoside alpha-2,6-sialyltransferase 2, which produces MKTSLKRWRKLALGLMLTWVLLFLALFSYFMESRVDESRSGVALSHAEIRHFRSVRGNPRAIMASHLDPPTGLGPIASSSQPDNSLEQRPSSQPQAGPLSQETDPDPYPDPQNLAAWSAFGTQDVGTVTRSRERQEDQRVLPQVDEEEEEEGLARGLVGGGEDDDDNDEERNTVSKRVVGQWEDSDLEEYYFSKSKSVVHRLWKGSVSVGMLSPRLQRAMKDYLSANKHGVAYRGRRRPQQSSKQVLCEMKKRGKIRTLDGDELPFSSMGWRKIVPSSTLEQLYGSSFHSCAVVTSAGAILHSGLGKEIDSHDAVLRFNSAPTEGYERDVGNKTTIRIINSQILANPSYHFNTSSLYKNVTLVAWDPAPYAVNLRKWYTSPDYNLFTPYMEHRKQFPTQPFYILHPKFIWQLWDLIQGNTMENIQPNPPSSGFIGILLMMSLCEEVHVYEYIPSFRQTDLCHYHERYYDAACTLGAYHPLLYEKMLVQRINSGSENDLKRKGKVTLPGFSTIHCDH